One part of the Mycolicibacterium aromaticivorans JS19b1 = JCM 16368 genome encodes these proteins:
- a CDS encoding ABC transporter permease, which yields MRVSNWRLLLGNPVALVSAILLLAIMVAALGAPWLAPSGVNDVDVPNALQAPGGAHWFGTDELGRDIASRVLVATRASLEVAVVSVAFALVVGVGVGLLAGYRGGWADTVLMRCVDVMFAFPVLLLALAIVAVLGPGLTTTVLAIGVVYTPIFARVARASTLGVRVEPYVAVSRSMGSPHRYILARHILPNIAGPLIVQTSLSLAFAILSEAALSFLGLGLQPPQPCLGRMIFDSQGFVTLAWWVAVFPGAAIFVIVLAFNLLGDGLRDVLDPKQRTSTEAGRGS from the coding sequence ATGAGAGTATCGAATTGGCGCTTGCTGCTTGGCAATCCGGTTGCCTTGGTCAGTGCGATACTGCTGCTGGCCATCATGGTCGCGGCACTCGGTGCACCGTGGCTTGCTCCGTCGGGTGTCAACGATGTCGATGTGCCGAATGCTCTGCAGGCTCCTGGCGGCGCACACTGGTTCGGCACCGACGAACTCGGCCGCGACATCGCCTCCCGGGTGCTGGTCGCGACCCGGGCGTCACTGGAGGTCGCGGTCGTCAGCGTCGCATTCGCTCTCGTCGTCGGCGTGGGTGTCGGCTTGCTCGCCGGCTACCGGGGCGGCTGGGCGGACACGGTGTTGATGAGATGCGTCGACGTGATGTTCGCGTTCCCGGTTCTGTTGCTGGCCTTGGCCATCGTCGCCGTCCTCGGTCCGGGGCTGACCACGACCGTGCTGGCCATCGGCGTTGTCTATACGCCGATCTTCGCCCGGGTTGCCCGGGCCAGCACCCTGGGCGTGCGAGTCGAACCGTATGTGGCGGTGTCACGTTCGATGGGCAGCCCGCACCGCTACATCCTGGCTCGCCACATACTTCCCAACATCGCCGGGCCGCTGATCGTGCAGACGTCGCTGTCGCTGGCGTTCGCGATCCTCTCCGAGGCTGCCCTGTCGTTTCTCGGGCTCGGACTGCAACCGCCGCAGCCATGCCTGGGCCGGATGATCTTCGACTCGCAGGGGTTCGTCACGCTGGCATGGTGGGTGGCGGTGTTCCCCGGCGCGGCGATCTTCGTGATCGTGCTGGCGTTCAACCTGCTGGGCGACGGGCTCCGCGATGTCCTGGATCCCAAGCAGCGCACGTCAACCGAAGCCGGGCGGGGCTCATGA
- a CDS encoding ABC transporter permease, whose translation MAFLLRRLLYSAVVMFGVLVVVFALLHLVPGDPVRIALGTRYTPEAYQALRSASGLDRPLVAQFFSYAGAALTGDLGVSFRNGEPVTATLLERLPATMSLALVGIVIALLIALPAGIYSALHRGRPGDGIVRVASQFGVSIPDFWMAILLIGLFASTLGWLPTSGYRPLLQDPGGWLRHIVLPGLTVGLVAGAIMTRYVRSAVLEVAEAGYVRTARSKGLAPMVITSRHIVRNALVPVLTITGIQLATILGGVIVVEVVFAWPGLGRLTFNAVAARDYPVIQGAVLLIAALFLLINLIVDVLYAVVDPRIRLS comes from the coding sequence ATCGCGTTCCTTCTGCGCCGGCTGCTGTATTCGGCTGTGGTGATGTTCGGTGTGCTTGTCGTGGTGTTCGCGCTGCTGCACCTGGTGCCCGGCGACCCGGTGCGCATCGCATTGGGCACCCGGTACACACCGGAGGCCTACCAAGCCCTGCGGTCGGCCAGCGGTCTCGATCGCCCGCTGGTCGCACAGTTCTTCTCCTACGCCGGCGCGGCGCTGACAGGTGATCTCGGGGTCAGCTTCCGCAACGGCGAACCGGTGACCGCAACACTGCTCGAGCGGCTGCCCGCCACAATGTCCCTTGCGCTGGTCGGCATCGTGATCGCTCTCCTGATCGCGCTGCCCGCGGGCATCTATTCGGCTCTGCACCGCGGCCGACCAGGTGACGGAATCGTCCGCGTGGCAAGCCAATTCGGTGTCTCGATCCCAGACTTCTGGATGGCGATCCTGCTGATCGGCCTATTCGCCTCGACACTGGGCTGGTTGCCCACATCCGGGTACCGGCCGCTGTTGCAGGACCCTGGCGGGTGGCTGCGACACATCGTATTGCCCGGCCTCACGGTCGGATTGGTGGCCGGAGCGATCATGACCCGATATGTCCGGTCCGCGGTGCTGGAAGTCGCCGAGGCCGGCTACGTGCGCACCGCCCGGTCCAAGGGACTTGCACCTATGGTGATCACGTCACGGCACATCGTGCGCAACGCGCTGGTTCCGGTGCTGACCATCACCGGTATCCAGCTGGCGACCATCCTCGGCGGGGTGATCGTCGTCGAGGTGGTCTTCGCGTGGCCGGGGTTGGGGCGGCTGACCTTCAACGCGGTAGCCGCCCGCGACTATCCGGTGATCCAGGGTGCGGTGCTGCTGATCGCCGCGCTGTTCCTGCTGATCAACCTGATCGTCGACGTGCTGTACGCGGTGGTCGATCCACGGATCCGGCTGTCATGA